A section of the Spirosoma pollinicola genome encodes:
- a CDS encoding ABC transporter permease has translation MVAASASFEQIIAYQDRKFTKTGGYAEAAFPELMTLNMLKGTRLGLTNPNSVLLSESVARALFGNEDPIQKAIKIGNKYTVQVMGVYEDLPRNSAFKDFTFISPIDLLFANKEDKTDWGSSSFDIFTQLNPNSHFDEVSVKIKDLFRRHAEDEDRAKSALFLYPMNQWHLYSTFENGVNTGGRIQFVWLFSIIGVFVLLLACINFMNLSTARSQKRAKEVGIRKAMGSWRWQLIGQFFSESFLVVAFAFGLSIALVWLILPAFNEVADKQLAMRWTDARFWLVSIGFSLFTGIIAGSYPALYLSSFQPINVLKGTFNIGRFASIPRKVLVIIQFTVSVTLIIGTIIVFRQIQFAKNRPIGYSREGLLNIPMNTPEIQGNYDAVRNELLTTGVVDDMGESSSPITGIWSSANNLAWRGKNPNRAASFGTILVTPDFGNVVGWKIKAGREFSRQFASDSSTFLLNEAAVKQMGMKNPVGEIVKWHGKNWKVLGVLKDMVMTSPFETVTPTVFMIDAKERSFNIIHIKLKPTVSIREALSKLEAVFKRLNPAAPFEYQFADQEYMKKFTAEERIGKLASVFAFLAIFISCLGIFGLASFMAEQRTKEIGVRKVLGASVLNLWGLLSKDFVVLVVIAFFIATPIAYFILSDWLQNYEYRTEMSWWIFAASGAGALIVTLLTVSFQSVKAALMNPVKSLRSE, from the coding sequence GTGGTAGCCGCCTCGGCCAGTTTTGAACAGATCATTGCGTATCAGGACAGGAAATTTACGAAAACGGGGGGGTATGCCGAAGCGGCATTTCCAGAATTAATGACCCTCAATATGCTTAAAGGAACACGTTTGGGGTTGACTAATCCAAACTCCGTTCTGCTATCCGAATCAGTGGCCAGAGCACTTTTTGGCAACGAAGATCCAATTCAAAAAGCCATTAAGATTGGCAACAAATACACGGTGCAGGTAATGGGTGTTTATGAAGACTTACCCCGCAATTCTGCTTTTAAAGATTTTACGTTCATTTCTCCCATAGACCTGCTCTTCGCCAATAAAGAAGACAAGACTGATTGGGGCAGTAGCTCATTCGACATTTTTACGCAGCTCAATCCCAATAGCCACTTTGATGAGGTTTCGGTGAAAATTAAGGACCTATTTCGCAGGCACGCCGAGGACGAGGATAGGGCCAAATCGGCGCTCTTTCTGTATCCAATGAATCAATGGCATCTGTATTCAACCTTTGAAAACGGGGTGAATACCGGTGGCCGCATTCAATTTGTGTGGCTCTTCAGCATTATCGGTGTATTTGTACTGCTGCTGGCCTGCATCAATTTCATGAATCTGAGTACCGCCCGCTCTCAGAAACGAGCCAAAGAAGTGGGTATTCGGAAGGCCATGGGCTCATGGAGGTGGCAATTGATCGGCCAGTTTTTTAGTGAATCGTTTCTGGTCGTGGCATTCGCATTTGGCTTATCGATAGCGCTGGTGTGGCTCATTCTTCCCGCTTTCAACGAAGTGGCCGACAAGCAACTGGCGATGCGCTGGACAGACGCGCGGTTTTGGCTAGTTAGTATTGGATTCAGCCTGTTCACCGGCATCATAGCAGGCAGTTATCCGGCACTTTATCTCTCTTCGTTTCAGCCGATTAACGTACTCAAAGGAACCTTTAACATTGGCCGGTTTGCTTCCATTCCCCGCAAAGTGCTAGTTATCATTCAGTTCACGGTTTCGGTTACGTTGATTATCGGGACGATCATTGTTTTTCGTCAGATTCAATTCGCAAAAAACCGCCCGATTGGCTATAGTCGGGAGGGTTTGCTAAACATCCCCATGAATACGCCCGAAATACAGGGCAACTACGACGCTGTTCGGAATGAGTTGTTAACGACGGGCGTTGTCGACGACATGGGCGAATCGTCGAGTCCGATCACGGGCATTTGGTCGTCAGCTAATAACTTGGCGTGGCGCGGCAAAAACCCTAACCGGGCAGCTTCGTTCGGCACCATTCTGGTCACACCCGATTTTGGAAACGTGGTGGGCTGGAAAATTAAAGCAGGCCGCGAATTCTCCAGGCAGTTTGCCAGTGATTCCTCGACTTTCCTTCTCAACGAAGCGGCCGTGAAACAGATGGGCATGAAGAATCCGGTTGGCGAAATTGTCAAGTGGCATGGTAAAAACTGGAAAGTACTGGGTGTTCTGAAAGACATGGTTATGACCTCTCCTTTCGAAACCGTAACCCCAACGGTATTTATGATCGATGCGAAAGAACGAAGCTTCAATATTATTCATATCAAGCTGAAACCTACGGTGAGTATTCGTGAAGCGTTGTCTAAACTGGAAGCCGTCTTCAAAAGACTTAATCCGGCGGCTCCCTTCGAATATCAGTTTGCCGATCAGGAGTATATGAAGAAATTTACTGCCGAAGAGCGCATTGGCAAACTGGCTTCGGTATTCGCATTTTTGGCCATTTTCATTTCCTGTCTCGGCATTTTTGGGCTGGCTTCCTTCATGGCAGAGCAACGCACCAAAGAAATTGGGGTGCGTAAAGTATTGGGAGCTAGTGTACTGAACCTGTGGGGCCTGCTCTCTAAAGACTTTGTGGTGCTGGTCGTGATTGCGTTCTTCATCGCCACGCCCATCGCCTATTTTATACTCTCAGACTGGCTCCAGAATTACGAGTATCGAACGGAAATGTCGTGGTGGATTTTTGCCGCGTCGGGCGCGGGTGCACTGATAGTCACCCTGCTGACGGTGAGTTTCCAGAGCGTGAAAGCCGCCCTGATGAATCCGGTGAAGAGTTTGCGAAGCGAGTAA